CCTTTTCCTTTAAATGTACACCCTtaacttttttacatttcaatttcTCATTGTTTAGGTCCATTCTGGATCTGGCATTTCTAAATACACGCCTTGTGATTAACTTCAGATAAGACAGGAATTTTATATTTGGAGAGCAGAAGTTGCCAACTTCACATCTAATAAGCATGTCTGGGGTGCACAAACAGAGGTCTGTAACCCCATTTGGCTGTTGATTGGTGATCAGTGGTGCTGACTGGAGATCAGTGGTGCTGATTGGTGATCAGTGGTGCTGATTGGTGATCAGTGGTGCTGACTGGTGATCAGTGGTGCTGACTGGTGATCAGTGGTGCTGATTGGTGATCAGTGGTGCTGACTGGTGATCAGTGGTGCTGATTGGTGATCAGTGGTGCTGATTGGTGATCAGTGGTGCTTTCCTGTGGCCGGCACTGGAATGTGTGTGCAGTTCGAGCAGCAGGGTAGACTCCCTCATTGTGCTGCTGAAGAGTGAAGCTCTCTGATAATCATATGAAGTTTAGTTATATTGGCAAATGAACTAGCATACAATAGCATGGATGCATTCAGCACGTAGGTACTGAGGATGTATAAACATCTGTCGTGCTGGATTCCACACGTAcaataaaagtacaataaaaGTATAGTAAAAGTATaataaaagtacaataaaaGTATAATAAAACATGGCCGTTTTACCGTTCCTCATCCCTTCTaattcctcctcctctctttattaaatgtgttttcacaacATGTGACACGCGACAAATAAAGACAcaagttttaaataaatttatataaataaatatttacaaacattattttattgctttacaATCGTCAGACATGTACAAAGACGTTGCTGGCGTGACACACGGCTGAAATAACGCTATTTTCTCCATGAAGTGTAAATATTCTAAATAACAGAAGCAAATCCAAACAAAAGCAGGAAAAGTGCATGGTGGAggtttatatataaatacactaCTGAGAATAAAAACCCAGCAccaacagcaaataaatatcCTCCATGGGGTTCCTCCACACCTGGATTTACAGTTCCGCAAGTACAATAATCCTTACAAATTAGTCAATCCTTTTAGTAGAagatttattatgtttttttacaaaGTGAGTTTGTAAGAAAAAGCGTTTATCATTGGAGCTAATGAAAACGGCTCAGGAGGAGGACTCACTAGGATTCCTCTTGCTTTGTCATCGCCTGTTggagcagaaaaataaaaaaatatatattcagttACATGCTCTGTAGACAAGCGCTCTGTAAAAACTACTTatcacactgaaaacataatTCCTCGCTTGCAGAAGCAAGCAGTTCCGGAACGGAGGCACAATCTGTAAAACAGGCTATGCTACTCTGCCAAAGCACTGGAAATGCCTATTTAATGTGACTgaaacagacagatggagacagacacgcacaggaGTAACGTCCATGCAGACTAATAATGTAGCTGGACTTGCAGCCATGaggtaacattttaacaaatgttaaaatctgAATCTTCCACTGTgtctcaacagaaaaaaaaaaaacatatattcacacacgcacatgtgctcatacacacacacacacacacacacgcacgcacgtacgcacgtacgcacgcacacgaTCACACACCTGCTTAAAGAACTGCCGGCCGAGGTAGTTGGTGGCCATGTTCTTCAGGCTGGTCCTGCTGCCCACCTTGCAGCGGACGTAACCGTACAGGTTTGCCCCTTGTAGAACCACACCCATAATCACCACCGCCTGCAGGTGCAAAACCAggacacacattacattacattacagtcacttagcacatgctcttacccagagagacttacacaggttacagctttatccttttatacagctggatatttactgaggcaattctgggttaagtaccttgcccaagggtgaaacagcagtgccccagcagggaatcgaaccagtaaccATTTGGTTACAAGCGCTGCTctttaccgctatgctacactgccacacacatgaacataacGCAAAGATAAGGAACTCACCAGCCACTTGATCTTGAAGGAGAAGAGGGAACTGAAGGCGAAGATCACCCAGATAACGGGACAGATGATCAGACCCAGCCAGAAGAGCCGTGACTCCGAGTCTGAGGGGGGGTTCTTCCCCGTTCCCTGGGGGGGACAGAGGAATTTCATGAACATTCCTCATGGGTGTGTCTCATAGCAGCACCCTCCCCCAATAGCCCCCTCCCTTCAaaaccctgaccctcaccttttctgctgcaaaaaagaccaCCCCGACccacctccaggacctcatcctaccctacgCACCCGCTCAACAACTTCGTtctgctacatccggacgcctcgctcctcccaccaacagaacaaAAGGCCCATGCTCCTCACAACATTGCTTTTCTGTCATcgccccccaatggtggaatgaactccccactcccctgagaacaaccccttcaatctaacccttcagacgtggtctgaaggcacacctcttcagactctacctggactgacacccttgccattttgaccttataaatctaagattcttggctcagacttgtagctctatctcttacgttgtatttgtagcacatttttgcctaggtaatatagcagcactttattgtcccagtgactgtatttgatatatgtaaccttagatcagattagttctgtctcgctacactgaccttgcgctcagcttcagcactatctgctttgaatgacctgtacacatcttgcccttgtgcctgtttgcctactatatgcacttttgtacgttgctttcaataaaagcatctgctaaatgaataaacgtaaatgtaatgAGCTGGATGCAACCAAAAACAGGAATATACTACGACCTGGTGCTTTCGTGCTCAATAgcaatcaccccccccccccctccactgtcCAGCAGAATGAGGGAGCCTCACAGCCTCAGGTGAAAACGCCGCAGATACGGGCTCACAGGGTGGATGTGCACGCAGAGACCGCTCCACCTGACGCAGGTGAGTGCAGTTTCACGCAGGTGTCCCCCATGTCTCCCACGCCAGGGGACAGGCTCAGCTCTGATTGTGTCACTGTAGTCTGCTAAACTCACTCAGCTGTTAATGGGTTAATGTGCTTGCTCTTTGAGGGCCAGTTGCCGTGGCGCTGTTGGGAACGGCGACAGAGTGAATGCATGGGACTGCACGCTGTGTACCCAGGagctcagtcacacacagagagcagcgaggagctcagtcacacacagagagcagcgaggagctcagtcagacacagagagctgcGAGTGTGTGACTGCAGGGTCAGCGGGTTCATCCCACAGAGCCACACCCTCCAGCGAACGCCGCGCGAAACTCTGCCACAGCGAGCCGTGAACGAGCCACCGGAGACGCTGCCGAGCACACGAGCGCATGTGGGAGGGAGAGCCGAGCGCTTACAGATCAGGGCTTTCACAGATCAGGGCTTTCACCCAGACCGCTGCTGGATTGAGGGAGAGGCCCGGGGGAGGCgctgcagctgtgccccagccaAAGGCCTTTTACCCGcagcaaatattcagctatatgAACTGATAATGCGTGTCCAATACAAGCCTGCAAAAGTAAGAAAATACAAGCCAGGAATGTGCAGCCTGTTGGAGAGCTGTGTTCTCTCTTCATGCACAGTTTCCTGGAACTTGtgacctacacacacacagacacactcatttTCTCAgactccctcacacacagattCTGTTTACGAGTATTCAGACGGCAGAGGCTGTGGAATGTGGTCGTTGCCGTGCCGATGACAGGTGTGCAGGCCTACCTTTCGGGACTCAAACATCCATTGGCTCTTGCCGTCATTGTCCACCTGGTTCCACCACCTCAGACCCACCATCAGCCGGCCTGTGATGTtctgggggacagagggacagagggagagagggagggggagagagagagagggagaggagaaggagagggagagggggagagagagagaggtagaacGTTTAGGGAGAACACACCGACCACCCAGGCTCTGAAGAAAGACTTCAGAGTGAAGAATGTGTGGACACatttcagtggggttgaggcCACAGCGAAGCCGAGTCTGGTGATTAACGTGAGCGTAAACAGATGACGTGTGAGGGTTTGGAATCCAAGCAACGAAGCTACACAGAGCTACGGCCAACCGGAAAACAGTGACTGTCACCCACGCTGGTGTCAGCCGCGCGTCAGCGGGCCCACCTTCACCGTCCAGAAGtcgcaggagaggaggaggatgatggtGACCATGCAGGCGATGAAGCTGCTGCTCAGCAGCTCACACAGCAGGTAGACCAGGATGGCGCTGACCCGGAAGAACAGGTGGAAGAAGCTGGCCAGAGGGTGCCTGCGGGGGACACGCGGGTAGGGATTACCtctgagagcacacacacacgcacatacacaaacacacacatgcacacacacatgtgcgcacccgcacacacacatacacacacacgcacatacacacacacacacacacacacacacatacacacacgcacatgcacgcgcgtgcacacacacgcgcacacacaaacacacacacacacacgcacacacatacacacacacgcgcgcacacacaaacacacacacacgcacacacacacgtgcacacatacacacacacatgcgcgcacacacgcacgcacacacacacgcacacacacacacacacacacatacacgcacacatgcgcgcacacacacacacacatacacacacacgcacacacttgcacgtgcgcgtgcacacaccctcacacacgcacacactcgcaaaCGCACACATGCCCACGCGCacccgcacacagacacacacacacacacagacaagcatgtacacacacacacacatgcatgtacacacacaagcatgcgcacgcacgcacgcacacacatacacacgctcatacatacacacaacctACGACAGCCCTGGCCACACAGCCAATTTAATCACTGCACGATGTACACTTAATGCTGACTGATATCTTACATTACTTTCCTGTGACAGTTTGTGGGAAATGTCAGTGCTAATCGAGGGCGTTGCCTCAGTGTTTTGATAGTCAAATTCCTCTAACATTTGGCTGCTTTTTAAATCGGCATTGCCCGAGGGAGAGCTCTTCTAAGAGACATGTTTCAGAATGTCCTGTCTACACAGACGTGTTCTTGCGATGACTCTTGGTAGCGAATTCTCCTCACAGATGATTCTGATGGTGGGTTTAACATGCAAGGCAGCAACGCTGTAGCCATCAGCCAAGTAAACTGCAGAAAAGACTCATCCATTTCGCTACCTACAAGCAGgaacaaactgtgtgtgtgaataagcGTTGGATTTAAGAGGACCCCGAGGACGCACTATTGTTCGGCTTCCGTCATCCCTGTTAATCAGCAAATCTGCGGCAGTTGCGGAACTCACTTGATTTTGGACTTCCTCGACTTTCTGACGTCATCATCTTCGGCGTCAAACAGCGATACGTCATCCTCGTTGGAATCCTGTCACGGGCATTTACGTCCGCGTTACCGACTGATTTCATTTCTTCCCAAAAGAGGGAAGCAATACTAACCAGCCTAGCTACTCTACGCAACTTCTGTAAATTAAGAAGTATTGCGAAGCACTGTAATCAGGACAGCTAGTTAGCCACACCCTGTCCCAACGCCGCCAAATTACAGCTGACTTCATTAGCTGTCTAGTTCAGATCATATAAAGACGTACAAACAATGCAATCCACGAATAAAAAACATACTTGGCTAGCTAACCACAAGACAGTCACTACTGCGATCTACCTTCCACcctagctggctggctggctgcatAGCTGTTTCGAAAGGATCTAGTCTAGCAGCCACTCGTGTGTTATACCATAAGTCTTTCCCGTTCAGGGAAAACAGGCAAAGTACGTAACGGTAGCTAGCAAAGTAATTTATAATCACTGTAATAACaaatagcaagctagctagctacttagcaAGCGAACACTCACCAGTCTCATCATTTTGAGCTACTCACTTCCTGATGACGTGACCAT
This genomic stretch from Megalops cyprinoides isolate fMegCyp1 chromosome 1, fMegCyp1.pri, whole genome shotgun sequence harbors:
- the tvp23b gene encoding Golgi apparatus membrane protein TVP23 homolog B; translation: MMRLDSNEDDVSLFDAEDDDVRKSRKSKIKHPLASFFHLFFRVSAILVYLLCELLSSSFIACMVTIILLLSCDFWTVKNITGRLMVGLRWWNQVDNDGKSQWMFESRKGTGKNPPSDSESRLFWLGLIICPVIWVIFAFSSLFSFKIKWLAVVIMGVVLQGANLYGYVRCKVGSRTSLKNMATNYLGRQFFKQAMTKQEES